A single genomic interval of Geotrypetes seraphini chromosome 1, aGeoSer1.1, whole genome shotgun sequence harbors:
- the LOC117368337 gene encoding olfactory receptor 1361-like — protein MEGGNETDMTEFILLGFSDLQQHRALLFILFLTLYIVTLSGNIAMVTVISADAHLHRPMYFFLGNLSLVDLLFTSTTVPTMLNNFLSETKAISFSSCLLQMYFVILFGTAESFLLAVMAYDRYVAICDPMHYAIVMTRRFCLQLVMTSWIAASLHSLLHALLTFKLSFCKSNTIHNFFCELAKLLKLSCSDTSTNELVIFIEGSFVVIQPFILIAVSYLRIASAILKMPSTHGKSKVFSTCSSHLAVVALFYGTVISLYFRPSASSSLEKDRAASVMYSIVAPLLNPFIYSLRNNEVKGALRRAVWRSTLQTRSWMS, from the coding sequence ATGGAAGGAGGCAATGAAACAGATATGACTGAGTTCATCCTATTAGGATTCTCTGATCTCCAACAGCATCGGGCACTCCTCTTCATTCTCTTTCTGACTCTTTACATTGTCACTTTATCTGGGAATATTGCAATGGTTACTGTGATAAGTGCTGATGCCCATCTCCATCGGCCAATGTACTTTTTCCTTGGGAATCTTTCTCTGGTGGACCTACTCTTCACCTCTACCACTGTTCCCACAATGCTTAACAACTTCCTTTCAGAAACAAAAGCCATCTCCTTCTCTAGCTGCCTGTTACAAATGTATTTTGTTATCTTGTTTGGTACAGCTGAGAGCTTCCTCCTTGCAGTGATGGCCTACGACCGGTATGTAGCCATCTGTGACCCAATGCATTATGCCATTGTAATGACCAGGAGGTTCTGCCTCCAGCTGGTGATGACTTCATGGATTGCTGCATCTCTGCACTCTTTGCTCCATGCTCTACTGACCTTTAAGCTGTCCTTCTGTAAGTCTAACACTATCCACAATTTCTTCTGTGAGTTGGCCAAATTGCTAAAGCTGTCCTGCTCAGATACATCCACCAATGAACTGGTCATCTTCATTGAGGGTTCCTTTGTTGTTATCCAACCATTCATCTTGATAGCAGTCTCCTATCTGCGTATTGCCTCCGCCATCTTAAAGATGCCTTCAACGCATGGGAAGTCCAAGGTTTTCTCCACTTGCTCCTCCCACCTTGCAGTTGTGGCATTATTCTATGGCACAGTGATCTCCCTCTACTTCCGGCCTTCAGCGAGCAGTTCTCTGGAGAAGGACAGAGCAGCAAGTGTAATGTACAGCATTGTAGCTCCACTTTTGAACCCCTTCATCTACAGTCTGAGGAACAATGAAGTGAAAGGGGCCCTTAGGAGAGCTGTGTGGCGAAGTACCCTTCAGACAAGATCATGGATGTCTTAA